TCGTTTGCAACAGGCCCTACTGCTAATAATCATCGACACAAATTAATTAAAGCCTGCGTTGATGCATTTAAAAGTTAGTGGCCTCACACGCGAATTAATGATAAATTACTTATGCTAGCAATAGTCAACATGATTATTGTCGTAGGGCACGAGAAACTTAACGTTGAGGTGCAACGCACTTATGGCTCTCTGCTATCAGTTGTGAAGATTCCGAAATCAGGTGGCGTGTGTATTTTTTCATACGCCTTCTCTACATCAGTAAAAATGACATCGTAGTAGGTTGTTGAGGTAGATTATAGCTATCGCGAGAGGGTTCACAACTATGAAATGCACACATACATGTATGGTCAAGTTATCCAAGCCCCCACCGGAATCACGAATGGAACATTGGGTGGCGAAAATTTAACCGACCTTGTCCTGTCGCCATCGTCTACGGTCATCAACTTCGGTGATCTGCAAATATATCGAGTAGGGTCTGGTATGTGGTATCCATTTTTTGCCCATGTCTGTTCGTCAAATCCAGTGATTTGCAGATGCAATGGCTCCATCCGATGCACTTCCCGTAGGTGCGGCTCGCACAGTATCGGAGATGCAGCCAGTATTGGTCGATCCCGCATCCCCGGGGTCTGGTCTTCTTAACTCTGTTCTTGCCCTCCTTGCCCCACCCAACCGTGACGAGAACGAGCGATATGACGAAGAAGTTCTCGACTTGACGGTTGTTGGTTTTTTAGTAATGTATGCTATTGCAAGCGACAAAAAATACCTCATCTCATTACTTATAATCTTTCAGCACGAATATTGATATacccaaaaagaaaatgactGTATTGGCTCCAAACCGCGGGAGTGTCGTTGGAAGGACCGCCGTCATTGGATCTTACGAATGGCAGGATCAGTAGTAGCAATTAGGGTGTCTCAAAATGGCATATCAAGGAATTAATACAATTCGTATCCCCTTTCTTATTTTCTGTGTCATCTTTTAGTATGGAATACTATGGTGCAGTATTCGCatctgaagaagaaaggtagGCGTTTTAGGGGTAGAACAACGGTCAAACTGTCGGCTCAATATCGGTTAACCGCCAACCCAGAAATTGCTTCGTCAAAATCCGATTCTAATCGTCGTCTTTCAAGTCATACTCCTCATGTATCTGGCGAATGGTGGTTTGTTTCAGCGACGCAAGCTGCAGCGCTCTCCCATATCAGCCGAGCATTCATCATTATCGTAGAGGGGGCAGCGATGCAACGACACGCACCCTTCCTATTAATATCTAAATAAAATTGTTATGAGAATGGGGTAGCAAGGAAGAGCCTCAACAATCGGTACCTGTGTCGCGTCTTTGGTTTCGTTATACTTGTGAAGCAATGCTATATGGCGTTTGACGATGACCTCTGCATCTACACCTTCGCTGTATGATGCAAAGCGTGAGACGAACGGTGGTGTAAGTGAGTTCGTGTTTGTACCCAAGCTGTGCTTGTAATCTAGCAATCTCAGACTCTAAAAATTTCTTTCGTGCCTCCTGATTCTTTAGAAATGCAATAAAAGAGCATAAATAGAGTCCAGGCAAGTTGTACAACGAAATTGTTTACTTACCTTTGCTGAAATCGAGGCATGCATCCTGAAGAGATATTGGTGGAGTTCGTTAACGCTATACAAGTAATGAAGTAACCACAAATTTACTGACCGCATATATACTGCAAACGTTCATTTGTGGTAATTTTCGGTGAAATTATGTGGCGCATATATTTATAAAGAAAATCACTTCATTCACCTTACCTACATGTCGTAACTATGTTGTACATGATCATCTTTTACAAGTGGAAGTGAGATAGACGGAGGAAGATAACTCAAGATCTTGAGTCATAAATATTCCATTGAGTAATGATAGCGGCTAAAAAGTCCAAAGCAGTAGATAGTATAGTCCATTACATGTAATACGTACTAATACCGCAATCAGAGGGTACGTTCAATCAGAGCACCAAGTCCAGCAAGGCCACTCCCCTGAAGTTCATGAAGAcaacgctgagaagaagcAGTGTACCCCATACTTCTAACCTGCCCGCAGCGGCTGTTTTCGTACTGATCACGGAAACCGTACCAGGCTTAACATACGGAGCGTTGTCCAATACTAGGGTCTGCATGAACGTCTGTGTATAAGTCTGTCCAGCGGCATCTGCGTGTACATCCAGGCTCATCTGCACACCGGAGGAATCGGCAGTGGCAGTATAAAATGAATATCCTGACTGGCCAGGTATTGACGAGTTCGCAGTGAACTCGAGTTGCATGTTGAGGGGAAACGGGAAGTTTTGAATAGTCATATCCGTAGCTTCCGCATAAACCCGCGAGGGGTTCGTGCCGTCCCGTACAGCAACAACTAGGTCGTAGTGGCGGGTATAACCGTCTCCTACCCGGTTGGTGTATGTCTGCGTAAAGGTAGTGTTGGGGATGACGGTAACATGACTGGACATTGGCACAAATAAAACCTGGTCTTGATCGATAATATAACCATTCCCTCCGTTGTTGTACGTTGTCACCTTACTACCGTCATGCTCATCGACTTCAAACCAAAATTTGGCGATGGATGCTGCAGAGTCAATCGGCACGATAAAGTTGTAGTTGAGGAAATAGTATCCAAGACTTTTGGTGATAGGAGACACATTTGGATCGTCGACGAGGGTCTTGACTGGCAAGGCTGTATTTGTTTTGCCAGTGCAGTTCATATTATCGCCGTATCGGTCACACCAGAATAAGGTAACATTACGATTAGCGTTGGCCGTAGCGTTAATAGGTTGCAGAAGCTAGTACAAAATATCAGTGGGAAGGCAATAAATGATGATAGGGTACTCACACGGAAAGAGGTCTTGTAAACCAATTGATTTCGCTCGAAAGTCAATTGGGATGCGGTAACTTTGGCAGGCAATAAAGTTATTTCGTCCGTCAATGTAACCCCCTTAGGTACGGTATCAAGCATTCTTGCCAAGATAGATTGGCACTCTGACTGAAATACAGAAGAGTCGGCAAGACTAGGGCAATAAAGATTAGAGACATGGATCAAAGTTAACAGACACAGCTGGATTCACCTGTGCATAGTACTGTTGTTGTCAGCCTCAAAGATGCGCAGGTCTGATACCATAGTTTTATTAGGACTGATAACAAGGACATTCTGCGTGGTGCCATCGAGGTATTCGGTTACACTGGAAGGAAGCAAATGAGGCATGTGCTTGGCATCACCCTTGTAGAGGAAAAACATACACTTTGTTGTCAAAATCCATGGTGGTATCAAAGTCTTCAATTACTGGGTTGACAGAGTTTGGGTCGGGGGCGACGAGTTGCGGAAAATCGGAGCTCCTGACTCCACCCATAGTATGCCCACAAGCAACGAGCTTGATCATCTCGGCCTGATTGAAACCTTGTTTTCTAAAGCTTTCTGTGTGCGTGGCGAGGTCCTCTTGAGGCTCAGGTGTACCAGTGCCACCAGCGACCCAGCTGTCTATACGTCCGCCGCGGAAAGGAATGATGGGCCCCCCGCAGGTGTTGACGGCCATGATAGCACCAATAGCAATAACATCAGCACCTGTGATGTTAATTTTAGAACCATGACACATGGAAAAGTGCTGAAAACGCACGCGAAACCATTTTGTTTGGATAGGCCTCGAAGTCGCTCAGAGTCTGATTAAAGCCGAGGCCAAAGTTCTAGACGGATATGGATGTCAAGGGCTCTGAAGCTGGATATTCGCCCAAGCTCACCTCTGACCGCCCTAATTCGTAAACAATTGAACCATCCAACCCACCAGTACCATCGTCGACATTGTGAGTCGCCATGTCGTGGAATGCCTGTTGGATATTTCAATCAAAACTATTGGGCAGTTCAGTGCGAGTAGTGCTCACAAATCGCAGCCATTCGGCAGGGACAGAGGCTAGAGTTGCGCCACGCTTCCGGCAAGGGTGAACGAGGGAAGCCAAACTAGAACCGTCGGACCTCCTCCCTTCAAACAGAAGACCTTCTAGGGCGTCATACTGAGGCGATGGCCATGTGTAGGCAAAAGAAAGCGGTGAAACGAGAGATAGAAGGCAGATAGAAGATGCAAAATGGGAACGCATATTAAAATGGAAATTATCCGTGGTATCCAAGGTAAAAGTCGGGGATGTAGAATGAGGGAGCGTGCTAGATATGCATAAAGGAGGGACGGGACGGTGGAGTCGAAGCAGGGTGGTGGTAGTTAAAAGTAGCACTGGAGTTGTCGGGCTCAGATGTTTGTCCGCCGGCTCCTTGCGGCACGCACCGTATAATTGGCAGCAACGGGGCTTTGAAACAAAACAGGCCAAGTTTCACGCTTTTTCCGATTTTCCAGGGATACGTCTTGACAGCAGCAGCTTCTGCTCCCCACTCCCTAGGTTATCGACGATGAACCACAACCCTCAGCAGTCCCGCGAGTTGGACGATTGAAATGGATTGTATGCAAAGGCCATGCGAGTCGCGACAATACAGTGTGCTTATCTAATCTATCTAGTTacaccgctggcgctcatacatattttcaaagaaaataagacccaataattatgtttcctacatttttttgacgtattttattggaatatagacttcgggcttccctaattgggtaaccccgAACTCTTTATACgagaaaaatacgtcaaaaaccaacaggaaacataattaccaatacatatttttctatcaaatatgtatcagcgccagcagtgttAATTAACCCTCCCACGTGAACCAGGCGAAAAAAACTTCCATCTTGAACAATTCAAATCCActcatttctttttcatgCAGAGTTGCTTAGGTCGACCTTCTGTTCAGACACTTTTTACCCGCCTTGCCGATTGTTCGCTCTTTCATACTCGATTAAAACAGTCGGGTGCCAGTAAAGCCATTTTCTTGTCCTTTACCCGACGCCAACATACCATCATGCCAAAGGCTACTGCTTCATCTTCATATCCCGTATCAGGGCTCTTCGGCGTAATCAAACCTTCTGGACCGACCAGCATGTCTATTGTAAATGATATTCAGCTACTGCTCGCCCGCTCAAAGCTATTCGTCGATGCAGACAAGCTGGAAAAAATGAAGGGTAAGAAGATAGATCGTCGTCGCGGAAAGCACGGCCGTGAGGCGAtcaaagttggacaaggTGGAACTCTTGATCCGTTAGCAGACGGCGTTTTAGGTCAGTTATTCGATAGAATGTCCTTTCTAATGTTTATTGATAATTTTTTGTTGCAGTCATTGGAGTTGGAAAGGGTACCAAAAAGCTAAATGAATTCCTCGGCTGCACTAAGGTAAAGGCCAATTGCCAACTTCGTTGCAAACTCACCCAGCCGCTTGTAGGAATATCAAACGACATGCTTGCTTGGATGTGAAACAGATAGCTACGACAGTGAAGGCGCCCGTGTAAGACTGGCACCTTGGAAGCATGTCACCAAAGAGCAGGTAGAAGCCACAATTCCCAAATTCATAGGTGAAATAAAACAGGTTCCTCCTATGTAAGTAAATGATGTTCTCTCAATAATCACAATAACGACCTAATGTCATATCTACTCCAGATTTTCAGCCTTAAAGATGGACGGAAAGCCTCTGTATGAATATGCTCGCAAGggacttcctcttccacgacccattgaagaacgtCAGGTTACTGTTGACTCACTGGTGCTTGTAAAATGGCTAGGCCACGATCACTCCTTTTCTTGGCCAGAAAAGCAGCTCACCGCCGACGAGAAGAAGGCGCTAGAAGTCGCGCTTCGAAGCATTCAGGATGATTCAGTACTCAAAGATGAGCCAGAAATTGTGACAGACGGCCAATCTCCATCTGCTTTCGTTTTGAAAATGAAGGTTTCTGGAGGAACGTATGTCCGATCTATTGTCCATGACCTTGCACATGCCATCGATTCCGCTGGGCATGTCGTCACCTTGACACGCTCGCGTCAAGGAAGATTTGTCCTTGACCCTGTCGAAGACGGCGACCGTGGATGTATCCCATGGGAAATCTTTGAAAGGGCATTGGCTGATGTCGGTGACGTTGACGAAGACGGCTGGACGGAATGGGAAAGGGAAGTCATCAAACATCTGGAAATTGTTTGAAAACTTCATCCCGTTTTTGACCCCATGTCAACTAGGCATCGTTGTCTCCTCCAAGGAGAATCCTCCGTATAATATCGCCACTTTCTGAGCTGGCACAGTCCAACGCTCAATGACCCTAGGAATAACTTCTGACATGGCAATTGAGAGTGTTGCTGTGAGAACAGCGATAACGAGAAGTTCGTTTCCGTGACCCTCCACTTGTGACTTGACTACTTGGAAGCCCAATAGAGACCCGTGCCCGTATTGTCTATAATCAAAGAAGGTCTCTTTTGCTCCAACCAGACGATCATCTGAAGCTCATAGGCTACTGCTGACGGGCCACAGTATAGCAGCACTATAAATGACAGCTCCGTTCGGGCAATGCAAACCCTCTTTCCTTCTGCATGAATGAAAACTGATTTTGGCTTTCTGTCGAGGTCATTGTTTCATGAATTTGAAAGGTGGTGAGTACCTGTAACAGACTGCCTAGCTTGCAAGAATTCGATGAAGATTTTTAACGTAAGACACTGGCAGTATTTGCACCAGTCAGGAACATGAAGATACCTGTGCATAATAACCATCAATAGGCAATTTCGCTCGTATGTAAATGAATTTAAAGGCCTCTCTCTCTCACCTGACGTCTCCGAGGACAACAACCCCGGGTACTTCTCCCTGATATGAGAAGAGCGTACTTTCTTTCGGCCAGTCTGTAAATCCGAAAACGGACCGGAAGGGTCAAAGGATGAACATCGGCCCGTGTATTCCGGTCCGAATTCTGGAGGTTTATATACTTCGTTTATGGCGAGAACGAATGCGATTGTAACTCCCAACCAAAGTCAACACCTTGTATACACTATGGCTGCCAACGGCTATCATCCAAGTACAACAATCCGTCCGCTGAGGGCTGGGATATATGCCCCCATTCTTACCTTTTTTGCACCGGATTCTGAAGATCTGGGTTTGGTTTTTCGACAATTACTTTGTTCTTGAGCCTCACAATTTTCCTATCAGACATTCCTACCTTTGAGTCTCATGTTACACGTCTTGCAGCTGCAGGAGTGGGACCTCTCATTGCAGGTTCCATGGGAGAAGCAATCCATTTATCTCACTCCGAAAGGGTGAAACTCATTCACGCGGCCCGGAAAGCGCTCGACAACGCAGGTTTCGGACAAGTCCCTATCATTGCCGGTACTGGGGCGGGGAGTACAAGAGAGACGCTAGAGCTTACGAAcgaggcagcagcagccggtGCTGATTATTGTATTGTCATTGCGAGCGGATACTTTGCTGCTGCGTTGGCAAATAACAGAGCTGCATTGAAGGCTTACTTTGTTGAGGTCTCCGAGAAAAGTCCAATTCCAGTGATGATCTATAACTGTATGTCTTCTATAATGGAAATATTTCTCTCATTTACACCACATTGCAGATCCTGGGGCAAGCGGCGGGATTGATTTGGACTCTGATCTAATAACAGAACTTGCCAGAGAGTGTCCTAATATCTGTGGAGTTAAACTCACGTGCGTTTGTTCATTCATACAATGGTAGACTACTGACACTTTATTGATGATAGTTGCGCCAATGTTGGGAAACTCACAAGAATTGCCGATGCCATTGCAGATCCATCTTTTTATGCTTTACACCCACGTAAGAATAATAATGCACCTTTCCTTGTTTTGGGCGGGTATATCGATTTCCTGGTCCCATCTTCCTATGCAAATGGCCACGGCGCTATTACTGGTCTTGCAAATCTATTTCCAGTAAGTTGCGCCTTTTCCTCGGCTCGTTTATTTTTATGTTGATTCTAAACCTTGGCTATTTGTAGAACGCTATTGTGCACTTATTCAAGCTTTCTGAAGCTTCGAAGAAGGACCAGTCCATTCTCGCCGAATCTCAGCGTGTCCAGGGAATAATTGCCCGGGCGGACTTCACTATCTCAAAGGCCTCAATTGCTGGTACGAAATACCTTTTGGAACGAACACAAGGATATGGAGGTCTACCAAGGAAGCCTCTTTCTCCTATTGAATCTGCTGCGGCACAAGCTCTTTGGGAACACGCGGATACACAAGCTGCCCTCAAACTAGAACGTGAACTTATTGGAAAAGTACATGCTTGAACTACTGTAAAGACATTGACGGCAATTGGTAAATTCTTAAATGCTGGCTATGTTCTCATATGATGCTCATTGTCTTAAGTTCAGTTTCGAGATTATGCACTGCGAAGTCGGATATGATGAGTGAAGCCCCATTTGGTTCAAGTTCTTCAGTTTTGCAATGATTATCTTCTTGTATAATGTTCCAATCTTCATTCAATATCTGTCATTCACATCGCCTCATTTTTCTCAGACGTTTAGGATTAAGTCGGCCAACGAGACTTCAGATATGATGTTCGATATGCTCTCTTCAGCTCTGTAGCCTTTTGATCCCGATCGAAACAACAGATTCATAAGAATTGAAGACAACAGGAAGTGCAACGAAATTTGTTGCTTCTACGTTGAACCTATCTACGTATGCAAGTTTGGTTGCAGCTAACTTTTCCAAGAGCCACAAAGTCACCGTCAACACACGAGGCCCATTCGTTTGCCGCAAATGGCTTGAGAAAAACAGTATCGTACATATCGTCCAGAGCCCTTACTGTGACACTGGACTTGTGCGACCATTGTTGACAATCGGCGTTCTTCCTTCCAGCAGCCATGCTGAACAGTGTCCACGAAGATATGAGTAATGCATGCTCCAAGAATGGATGCTGAAAACGACTATACATTAAAATGGGACAAACGTAGTAGATCGCTAACCAATGCACATATGTACATGTAAGTATTTGCCTGTGCTAAATGTACCCCTTCCATATGGGGAAGGAATCTCCTCTCATCAATGACCACGCGGGCGACTTTAAAGCAAGATTACTGACAGTACACGCACAACTCTGTAACGAACCTGACGCGCCAAGGTCCTGAATAGGCTTACATGATCCATGGTTCCGGGGATTTATCAATCGCTCTCTTTATCCTGGAGAGGGACATGTTGGCATTGTCTTTCGTCAATTCAAGGGTGAGAGGCATCACAAATCATCGACATGCGTGTGTATTAATCTAGTTTCTTGCACATGGTCAAGCTTGACAGTGGTATGGTTGGCAAACTTTGTGTGCAGGGTGATAAAGGTAACCGTGACGGCGCTAATGTTGTTTGTATGGATCGTGATATGTTCATTGCGATATGACCCGAAGCATATTCAAGGATCATGGCTTACAATGCTACTTGTCGTCCATGATAGATTTTTGAGTTGAGCTATTGAACCTGAACACAGAAGGAGTTGAAAATGTAACAAGTGCGATAGCGTTAGCGTGGCAAGGCTAATGTGAATTTGCAATGCGATCAGGCCCTGATCGCAGTGTGGGGTAAAACTACCTTGGCCGACGGCCCGGGGTTGCCTGTTCAAGTTGAAGGACGGCAATCTCCTGAGATCAATTCAAGTGACTGCATGTTCtaggagaggcagaggggtTGAGAAAGTCAACAACCAACGCCTGTTTGCAACGTAGCCCTCTTTCCCCTGTCAGCGACACGTAGTATCTCCCTTTCTTTCATACTCCCATGGGCGTAAGGCCCTACATTGTGATGAATTTACCTTGCAAGAGTCGTCGCGTTGCGTCGGCCATTGTTGTGGCTCTTGCATCTCGAGGCAACACTTCAGTTCACTGAATTCCGAGTTAGCGTACTGACAACACTCTGCTATGCAGgctctcgatgctttcatacGACACTGAAGGCCTTTAATACGATCTCGGAGAAACCCCCGTCTGACGGCTCTGGAGTTCCTTATAGCTCACTTACGGTCGGAGTTCCTCGTGAAGTCTTTCCAAACGAACGCAGGGTTGCTCTCACTCCACAGAATGCTGCTTTGTTGCGCAAAAAGGGATTCCGAAATGTTCTGGTTGAACGCAATGCCGGCACTGAGGCCCAGTTTCTTGACGAGCAATATGCTGCCGCTGGCGCAACTTTGGTCTCCCAGGAAGAACTGTACAAATCTGCCGATATCTTGCTCAAAGTCCGGGCACCAACACTTGGAGAAGAAATAGAACATCTAAAGGAAGGAAGCACTATTATATCTTTCTTATACCCAGCGCAAAACAAACCTGTCGTTGATGCTTTAGCTGCACGGAAAGTCGACGCATTTGCGGTATGTACGAAAATCACGATGAAAGTAATTGCAGACCTTGAACTATCTTTCAGATGGATATGATACCTAGAATTTCCCGAGCACAGGTTTTCGACGCACTCAGGTCAGGCCTTTTCAAACCCTAAACCTTTGCCATATCATTTACTTTGTTTCTCAGTTCTATGGCAAATATTGCGGGATACAAAGCCGTTTTAGAGGCATCTAATCATTTCGGTAGATTCATTACAGGACAGGTTACAGCAGCAGGGTATGTCTATTATTTGCTATATAACACTTTGCAAGCATGGACTTCGTGCCATCTAACACGTTAGACAGAAAAGTATGTGTATATGACTGTCCAGGTGTTCATTACCCTTACACCTTATTTAGATCCCCCCTTGCAAAGTTTTGGTCATAGGTGCCGGAGTAGCTGGATTAAGCGCCATTGCAACCGTATGTCAATTTGCCGGAGTATATGTGAATTACGACATTAACCATGACGCCGTACATACCAGGCTAGACGTCTAGGGGCCATAGTTAGAGGCTTTGACACACGATCCGCTGCACGGGAGCAGGTTCAATCACTGGGCGCCGAATTCATTGAAGTTGATATACAGGAGGAgggtggtggcggcggcggctaCGCAAAGGTCATGTCCAAGGAATTTATTGCAGCTGAAATGGCTCTTTTTATGGAACAGTGCAAGGACGTCGACATTGTAATCACTACAGTGAGTTCACATGAACAATACTTTTGGCAATTGTTAGATTTCTTTTTCCAGGCTTTGATTCCTGGACAGCCGGCTCCCAAGCTGATCACTCATGAGATGATTGCAGCAATGAAGCAGGGCTCGGTTATTGTCGACCTCGCCGCCGAAGCCGGTGGTAACTGTGAAGCAACACGTCCCGGGGAACTTAACGTCCAGTCGGGCGTAACAATCATTGGTAGGTTTCAATAGACGTCACGTTAATATCCACGGTTGAGGTTTGTAAATTAGGATACACGGACTTACCTTCAAGAC
This Psilocybe cubensis strain MGC-MH-2018 chromosome 3, whole genome shotgun sequence DNA region includes the following protein-coding sequences:
- a CDS encoding WSC domain-containing protein (WSC domain-containing protein ARB_07870), with product MRSHFASSICLLSLVSPLSFAYTWPSPQYDALEGLLFEGRRSDGSSLASLVHPCRKRGATLASVPAEWLRFAFHDMATHNVDDGTGGLDGSIVYELGRSENFGLGFNQTLSDFEAYPNKMVSRADVIAIGAIMAVNTCGGPIIPFRGGRIDSWVAGGTGTPEPQEDLATHTESFRKQGFNQAEMIKLVACGHTMGGVRSSDFPQLVAPDPNSVNPVIEDFDTTMDFDNKVVTEYLDGTTQNVLVISPNKTMVSDLRIFEADNNSTMHSLADSSVFQSECQSILARMLDTVPKGVTLTDEITLLPAKVTASQLTFERNQLVYKTSFRLLQPINATANANRNVTLFWCDRYGDNMNCTGKTNTALPVKTLVDDPNVSPITKSLGYYFLNYNFIVPIDSAASIAKFWFEVDEHDGSKVTTYNNGGNGYIIDQDQVLFVPMSSHVTVIPNTTFTQTYTNRVGDGYTRHYDLVVAVRDGTNPSRVYAEATDMTIQNFPFPLNMQLEFTANSSIPGQSGYSFYTATADSSGVQMSLDVHADAAGQTYTQTFMQTLVLDNAPYVKPGTVSVISTKTAAAGRLEVWGTLLLLSVVFMNFRGVALLDLVL
- a CDS encoding tRNA pseudouridine synthase 4; this encodes MPKATASSSYPVSGLFGVIKPSGPTSMSIVNDIQLLLARSKLFVDADKLEKMKGKKIDRRRGKHGREAIKVGQGGTLDPLADGVLVIGVGKGTKKLNEFLGCTKEYQTTCLLGCETDSYDSEGARVRLAPWKHVTKEQVEATIPKFIGEIKQVPPIFSALKMDGKPLYEYARKGLPLPRPIEERQVTVDSLVLVKWLGHDHSFSWPEKQLTADEKKALEVALRSIQDDSVLKDEPEIVTDGQSPSAFVLKMKVSGGTYVRSIVHDLAHAIDSAGHVVTLTRSRQGRFVLDPVEDGDRGCIPWEIFERALADVGDVDEDGWTEWEREVIKHLEIV
- a CDS encoding Communesin biosynthesis cluster-specific transcription factor cnsN — its product is MAANGYHPSTTIRPLRAGIYAPILTFFAPDSEDLDIPTFESHVTRLAAAGVGPLIAGSMGEAIHLSHSERVKLIHAARKALDNAGFGQVPIIAGTGAGSTRETLELTNEAAAAGADYCIVIASGYFAAALANNRAALKAYFVEVSEKSPIPVMIYNYPGASGGIDLDSDLITELARECPNICGVKLTCANVGKLTRIADAIADPSFYALHPRKNNNAPFLVLGGYIDFLVPSSYANGHGAITGLANLFPNAIVHLFKLSEASKKDQSILAESQRVQGIIARADFTISKASIAGTKYLLERTQGYGGLPRKPLSPIESAAAQALWEHADTQAALKLERELIGKVHA